The Macaca thibetana thibetana isolate TM-01 chromosome 19, ASM2454274v1, whole genome shotgun sequence genome has a segment encoding these proteins:
- the CFD gene encoding complement factor D, with the protein MHSWEHLAVLVLLGVAACAAQPRGRILGGREAEAHARPYMASVQVNGEHLCGGVLVAEQWVLSAAHCLEDAADGKVQVLLGAHSLSQPEPSKRLYDVLRAVPHPDSRPDTIDHDLLLLQLSEKATLGPAVRPLPWQRVDRDVEPGTLCDVAGWGIVSHAGRRPDRLQHVLLPVLDRATCNRRTHHDGAITQRMMCAESNRRDSCKGDSGGPLVCGGVLEGVVTSGSRVCGNRKKPGIYTRVASYAAWIDSVLA; encoded by the exons ATGCACAGCTGGGAGCACCTGGCAGTTCTGGTCCTCCTGGGAGTGGCCGCCTGCG CGGCGCAGCCCCGCGGTCGGATCCTGGGCGGCAGAGAGGCCGAGGCCCACGCGCGGCCCTACATGGCGTCGGTGCAGGTGAACGGCGAGCACCTGTGCGGCGGCGTCCTGGTGGCCGAGCAGTGGGTGCTGAGCGCGGCGCACTGCCTGGAGGACGC GGCCGACGGGAAGGTGCAGGTTCTCCTGGGCGCGCACTCCCTGTCGCAGCCGGAGCCCTCCAAGCGCCTGTACGACGTGCTCCGCGCAGTGCCGCACCCGGACAGCCGGCCCGACACCATCGACCACGACCTCCTCCTGCTGCAG CTGTCCGAGAAGGCCACGCTGGGCCCTGCTGTGCGCCCCCTGCCCTGGCAGCGCGTGGACCGCGACGTGGAGCCGGGCACTCTCTGCGACGTGGCCGGCTGGGGCATAGTCAGCCACGCGGGCCGCCGCCCGGACCGCCTGCAGCACGTGCTCTTGCCAGTGCTGGACCGCGCCACCTGCAACCGGCGCACGCACCACGACGGCGCCATCACCCAGCGTATGATGTGCGCGGAGAGCAACCGCCGGGACAGCTGCAAA GGCGACTCCGGCGGCCCGCTGGTGTGCGGGGGCGTGCTCGAGGGCGTGGTCACCTCGGGCTCGCGAGTTTGCGGCAACCGCAAGAAGCCCGGGATCTACACGCGCGTGGCGAGCTATGCGGCCTGGATCGACAGCGTCCTGGCCTAG